The following are encoded together in the Halopseudomonas salegens genome:
- a CDS encoding HD domain-containing phosphohydrolase: protein MRNSGLPVQWMLAGGIVLSLLAVMLVTVVQGYRGTSAAMLAAAEDSARQLAVIMDERAGRLISPAENTLHALAHDPLGAATDIEQRLERLPLLVEVLTANSTLSAVFIGYANGEFLLVRPLQGRNPALAQAPPEQAAYLVQSMHYGDDQQLRGHWQFYDAELTVLPGQAEAEYRFDPRTRPWYQQARETGELLLTEPYVFFTTGEVGLTMALPSKVGDAVIGLDAALGDLASELHDMRMTPGSEVAVVDADGRVLAYPDLEQILKQQNGSFRLAGLSELTNPALHTLSGQVALRADQSEPVSYVSDNATWYGISLPLAAFADSGVHVLIAIPGWELLAGARDILLDQAIWALAIMLVILPLGWKFGRRLGEPLSELAEQVRAFSDFDFTQPPRVRSRIREVNHLSVLMGRMGSAIDHFQQITLALSHEPHLEQMLDEVMEHLVATAEGRSGAVYLCNETDTRLNCSSRYQGAHYPDTFVLDEAFRNAPEEQLLHRLDADHSYLVVALHDRHKALLGLLVVELSVQLEGDFRQRLQRFVQDLSGTLSVAIETRILFAGQQRLLDAMIRLLADAIDAKSPYTGGHCERVPQLAKMLLSKAEAAREGALADFNMNEDQHYEFHLASWLHDCGKITSPEYVVDKATKLETIYNRIHEIRTRFEVLWRDAELDCLRAQLSGGDGEQLRQDCRAVQQQLQEEFALVAKANIGGEAMSDEQVAELEQIAQRRWLRHFDNRLGLSLAEQARMAEIPTQDLPVSEGLLADRPEHIFPWGDKKPPVERDNPANHWGFDMALPEHAMHLGELYNLRISRGTLTPEERFKINDHIVQTLIMLESLPFPRYLQRVPTLAATHHETLDGRGYPRRLTAEQLGVPERIMAIADIFEALTAADRPYKEAKTLSVSLGILVSMAEQQHVDADLLHLFIAGGVYRQYAEQFLQPEQCDTVDEAGLLARLEALISG from the coding sequence ATGCGCAATAGCGGCTTGCCGGTGCAATGGATGCTGGCTGGCGGTATCGTTCTCAGTCTGCTGGCGGTCATGCTGGTTACCGTGGTTCAGGGCTATCGCGGAACCAGTGCTGCCATGCTGGCCGCCGCCGAGGATTCGGCGCGGCAACTGGCGGTGATCATGGATGAACGGGCCGGTCGTCTGATCAGCCCGGCGGAAAATACCCTGCATGCCTTGGCGCATGATCCATTGGGTGCCGCTACCGATATTGAACAACGCCTGGAGCGATTACCCCTGCTGGTCGAGGTGTTGACGGCGAACTCCACCCTGAGTGCGGTTTTCATCGGCTATGCCAATGGCGAATTTCTGCTGGTCCGCCCGCTGCAAGGGCGCAATCCGGCGCTGGCACAGGCCCCTCCCGAGCAGGCAGCCTATCTGGTCCAGAGCATGCATTATGGCGATGATCAACAGCTCCGGGGGCACTGGCAGTTCTATGATGCCGAGCTGACTGTGCTGCCGGGGCAGGCTGAAGCTGAATACCGCTTCGATCCACGTACCCGCCCCTGGTACCAGCAGGCCAGAGAGACCGGTGAACTGCTGCTGACGGAACCCTATGTGTTCTTTACCACCGGTGAAGTCGGCCTGACCATGGCCTTGCCGAGCAAGGTGGGCGATGCAGTCATTGGCCTCGATGCTGCCCTGGGTGATCTGGCCAGCGAACTCCACGATATGCGCATGACACCGGGCAGCGAAGTTGCCGTGGTTGATGCCGACGGCCGGGTGCTGGCCTACCCGGACCTGGAGCAGATCCTGAAACAGCAGAACGGCAGTTTTCGATTGGCCGGACTGTCAGAACTGACCAACCCGGCCTTGCACACTCTCTCCGGGCAGGTGGCCCTGCGGGCGGATCAGAGTGAGCCCGTCAGCTATGTGTCGGATAACGCGACCTGGTATGGCATCAGCTTGCCGCTGGCGGCCTTTGCCGATTCCGGGGTGCATGTTCTGATCGCCATTCCCGGCTGGGAATTGCTTGCCGGCGCCCGTGACATCCTGCTTGATCAGGCCATCTGGGCGCTGGCCATTATGCTGGTCATATTGCCGCTGGGCTGGAAATTCGGGCGGCGTCTGGGGGAGCCGTTGAGTGAATTGGCCGAGCAGGTGCGTGCATTCAGCGACTTCGATTTTACCCAGCCCCCGCGCGTGCGTTCGCGAATCAGGGAGGTCAACCACCTGAGCGTGCTCATGGGGCGCATGGGTTCGGCGATTGACCATTTTCAGCAGATCACGCTGGCGCTGAGTCATGAGCCGCACCTGGAGCAAATGCTCGACGAGGTCATGGAGCATCTGGTGGCCACAGCTGAAGGACGCAGCGGCGCCGTGTATCTGTGCAATGAAACGGATACCCGGCTCAACTGCAGCAGTCGCTACCAGGGAGCCCATTACCCTGACACCTTTGTGCTGGACGAGGCGTTCCGCAACGCCCCGGAAGAGCAGCTGTTGCATCGCCTGGATGCCGATCACAGCTATCTGGTGGTGGCCTTGCATGACCGCCACAAGGCCTTGCTCGGTTTGCTGGTCGTGGAGCTCTCGGTGCAACTGGAAGGCGACTTTCGGCAGCGCCTGCAGCGCTTTGTGCAGGACCTGTCCGGCACCCTGTCGGTGGCCATTGAAACGCGCATCCTGTTTGCCGGCCAGCAGCGACTGCTGGATGCAATGATTCGCTTGCTGGCCGATGCGATTGATGCCAAGTCACCCTACACGGGCGGGCACTGCGAGCGCGTGCCACAGCTGGCGAAGATGTTGCTGTCCAAGGCCGAAGCAGCGCGGGAAGGCGCGTTGGCGGATTTCAACATGAACGAGGATCAGCATTACGAGTTTCATCTGGCGTCCTGGCTGCATGATTGTGGCAAGATCACCAGCCCGGAATATGTGGTCGACAAGGCCACCAAGCTGGAAACCATCTACAACCGTATCCATGAAATCCGCACCCGCTTCGAAGTGCTCTGGCGCGATGCCGAGCTGGACTGTCTGCGCGCCCAGCTGAGCGGTGGCGATGGTGAGCAGTTACGCCAGGATTGCCGGGCAGTGCAGCAGCAATTGCAGGAAGAGTTTGCCCTGGTTGCCAAGGCCAATATCGGTGGCGAAGCCATGTCAGATGAGCAGGTTGCCGAACTGGAACAGATTGCCCAGCGGCGCTGGCTGCGCCACTTTGACAATCGCCTGGGGCTGTCCCTGGCCGAGCAGGCGCGCATGGCAGAGATCCCGACGCAAGACTTGCCGGTCAGCGAGGGCTTGCTGGCTGACCGTCCGGAGCATATTTTTCCCTGGGGCGACAAAAAGCCACCGGTCGAGCGGGATAATCCGGCCAACCACTGGGGCTTTGATATGGCATTGCCCGAGCACGCCATGCACCTGGGGGAACTGTACAACCTGCGCATCAGTCGCGGCACCCTGACGCCGGAAGAACGCTTCAAGATCAATGATCACATCGTGCAGACGTTGATCATGCTGGAAAGCTTGCCATTCCCGCGTTACCTGCAACGGGTACCGACATTGGCAGCCACTCACCACGAAACGCTGGATGGTCGGGGTTACCCGCGCCGGCTGACTGCCGAGCAGTTGGGTGTGCCGGAGCGGATTATGGCGATTGCAGATATTTTCGAAGCGCTCACCGCTGCCGACCGGCCCTACAAGGAGGCCAAGACCCTGTCGGTATCACTCGGTATTCTGGTCAGCATGGCCGAACAGCAACACGTGGATGCCGATCTGTTGCACCTGTTCATTGCCGGGGGTGTCTATCGCCAGTACGCGGAACAGTTTCTGCAACCCGAGCAATGCGATACGGTGGATGAGGCCGGTTTGCTGGCCCGCCTGGAAGCGCTGATCAGTGGCTAG
- a CDS encoding substrate-binding periplasmic protein: MLRLLFTLALTFALTANHLWADSLPLVPDADGRHRITVGLIEFPPYSYTTETGDIGGLFIPLMEQILDEAGFTAQFRMLPISRLSLGLQDGAVHLWPGIDGKSDLRDHTFVGDQSLAHISINLYHRKDSPAPVWPDALHGQEVIMLSGYDYSPGIMQVINSPANQITPRYSHQHEGAVGMLLHRRANFLINYQAPMQQLFQQQPELAEQLRQRPLERIPLQMVVSRQAPIGGEYLLQQLEQAYSTLRTEQRDIQLPDS, encoded by the coding sequence ATGCTCCGACTGCTGTTTACACTCGCCCTGACATTTGCCCTGACCGCCAACCACCTGTGGGCGGACTCGCTGCCCCTGGTACCGGATGCTGATGGCCGCCATCGCATTACCGTGGGCCTGATTGAATTCCCGCCCTATTCCTACACCACCGAGACGGGTGACATTGGTGGGCTTTTTATCCCCTTGATGGAGCAAATTCTCGACGAGGCGGGTTTCACCGCCCAGTTTCGCATGCTGCCGATCAGCCGCCTGAGCCTGGGGCTGCAGGATGGGGCTGTGCACCTGTGGCCGGGCATCGATGGCAAAAGCGACTTGCGCGACCATACCTTCGTCGGTGATCAGTCTCTGGCGCATATCAGTATCAACCTGTATCACCGCAAGGACTCGCCAGCTCCGGTCTGGCCCGATGCCCTGCATGGTCAGGAAGTGATCATGCTCAGCGGCTACGACTACTCGCCAGGCATCATGCAGGTGATCAATTCACCGGCGAACCAGATTACACCGCGTTACTCCCACCAGCATGAAGGGGCTGTCGGGATGCTGCTGCACCGTCGTGCCAATTTTCTGATCAACTACCAGGCCCCCATGCAGCAACTGTTTCAGCAACAACCGGAACTCGCCGAGCAACTGCGTCAGCGGCCACTGGAACGCATCCCTCTGCAGATGGTGGTCTCTCGCCAGGCACCGATCGGCGGTGAATATCTGTTGCAGCAACTGGAGCAGGCCTACTCGACTCTGCGTACTGAACAGCGCGATATTCAGCTGCCCGATAGCTGA